CGGATCAACCCGTTCGGGACCGGGGCCGGGGGCACGGCCGAGGGGCGGCGGGAAATCGATCGGGTACGGGACTTCATCTCGGCGCGCGGGATCGCCGCGCTCGGGGGCATCGGGGGGAACTGAGTCATGGCCAGCACCGCGGGCGACGTTCGGGCCGGGGGCGCGTGGTACGAACTGTGGGGCAAGGACAAGCTCACGCCGGTGCTCGACAAGGCCAAGAAAGCGGCCGAGTCGTTCGGCGGGGTCATGGCCAAGATCGGGAAGCGCGCGGGCAAGGGCGCGGAAGAGGGGCTCGACGGGGTGCGCGGGTCCATTTCCGAGATGGCCAAGGGCGCGCTGGTCGAGCTGGCGAAGGGAATCGTGAACGCGATCGGGGGGCTGGAACACCTCCAGAAGGAGTACGAGCGCACGGCGCTGGCGATCACCCGCGCGAGTCTGATGAGCGAGATGAATATGGCCCGACGCGGGGAAATGCTCGAGGCCGAGATCGACCCGGCCCAGAAGCGCCTGGCGATCGAGAAGGAGCTGGCCAAACTCGAGCAGGAGCGGCTGGACGCGGTGAGCCGGCGGGACTCGTTCCAGGAGCGCAAGGACCGGCTCGGGGTGTTCAAGTTGAACGCCACGAAACAGGACCGGGCCGACGCTTTCGCGGCGCAGGTGTCCGGGCTGTTCGGGGGCGCGAGCCTGGAGAAGTCCGAGAACGACCTGAACCAGCACCTCGACCACGCGAACGAGGACATCACGAAGCTGTTCCAGCGCATGCAGGAGCTGAGCACCCAGCGCGGGCGCCTGATGCGCCCGGACCGCGACCCGGAGCGCATCCGGGAAATCGCCGAGTTGACGCGGGAGCTGAAAAAGCAAGCGGACACGTTCGGGCAGACCGCCGAGCGGGTGCAGATTTACGAGCAGATGCTCAAGGGCGCGACCATATGGCAGCTCGCGCTCATCGGGGTCGCACAGAACCGGAAGAAGCTCAACGAGACACTCGGCGGGGCCGCGGCCGAACTGTTTTCGAGCACACTGACCACGGCCGAGGATCTCAAGAAGGAGATCGAGGAGACCACGAAGGCGCTGAAGGAGCAGGCGGACACGTGGAACATGACGGCCGAGCAAGCGACCCTGTACAAGCTCAAGGCCAAGGGCGCGACGGACGCGGCGCTCGAGAAGGCCCGAACCGAGGTCGGGCGCATCCGGCTCGAGAACTTCCTCGGCGGGGCCGCGGACGCGATCACCAACGGGATCGGTACGGCCGAGAAGCTGACGCTCGCGAGCCCGGGGAGCTTCAGCGCGGGCAACGCGGCGCAGCGGTTCGGGGCCGACACGATCCCGTTAAAGCAGCTCAAGGCGGCCGATCAGACCGCGAAGAACACCGAGGCCACGGTCCGGGCCGTAACCGAACTCGCGAAGGGGCTCCGGTTCAAATGATTTACGCCTACGAGGAGCCGAATTCCCGGGATCTGAACTACGGGGCCAACGGCGGGGGCCAGACGCTCCGGTTCAGTGTCATCACCACGGCCCACGAGACCGAGGCGGTGATTTTCGCCTACGTGCTCGCGGGCACGTTCCCGTACTTCAACGGGTTCATCCGCAACGAGATCAAGCTCGCGCCCAACGGGGCGGACCACATGTGGAAGGCCGAGGTGGTGTACGCGACCACGGGCGTCGGGGGCGGGGACCAGCCCCTCGGCGGGGAGGCCAGCGACGGCGGCCCGCCCGAGCCGCCCGAGGCGCCCGCGAGCGACACGACCCCGCTCGCGAGCGGGTACTCGTTCTCGATCCGGGCGCCGAAGAAGACGCTCCTGTACTCGCTCCAAACGATGGGCTCGTGGAAGCGCGGGGGCGGGGTGGCCCCGGACTTCAAGCGCGCGATCGGCCAGGACAGTGACGGGAAGATCACGGGCGTGGAGTGGCCCCCGGAGCCGTCCGCGGTGATTAAGCGCACGGTCGCGCGGGCCACGGTCACTCAAGGGTACCTGGCCACGCTGTTCAACCTGGCGGGGCGCACCAATATCGCGCCGTTCTACGGGTGGGATCACGAGGACGTGCTGTTTCTGGGGGCCGAGGGCACGTACACACAGGGCGACGGGTGGAGCATCACCTACGAATTCGGCGTCCAGGAGCACGAGGAGCTGATCGAGATCGTGCCCGGGGAGCTGCCGTACCCGCCCGAGACGATCTCGAAGCGCGGGTGGAACTACCTGTGGGTGCTGTTTAAAGAGGTGCGCGACACGGCGACGGACAGCGCGGTCGCGGTGCCCTCGGCGGCCTACGTCGAGAAGGTCATTCGGCCCGTGGATTTCTCACTCCTCGGGATCGGAGCGTAACGTGGACCCGCTCAAGTACGTGGCCCCGAACGAGCCCCTGGTCATCACGGCGAGCACGTGGAACCGGTTCGTTGACGCGGCCCGCCGGTCCGAAACCGAGACCCGTCAAACGGCCGGTGCGCGCCCGCTTGACGGCGACCCGTGGCGCCCGGCGCTCACCGTGTTGGTCGAGAACACGGGTGAGAGCGCGCTCCCGGCCCGCACGATCCTGACCCCGGCCGCGGCGGTGCTCGATCCCGAAGGCGATCCGCTGCTCGCGCGCCGGCGCCCGCTCATTCGGGGCGCGACTCCGGCCGCGGCCACGGACCCGGTGCTCGTGGTGCTCGACGGGATCGCGCCGGGTGAGATCGGGCGCGCGGTGGTGTCCGGTGCCACGGTCGCGCAGGTGAGCATCACGAGCACGAGTCACCGGTTCGCGCGCCCGCTCGCGGGGTACTCGTCGCACCTGATTTCGGCCGCGACCGGGCCGGTGCGCCTGCTCGTGCCCCCGACCGAAACCGGGACGAAGAACGTGTACGTGCTCCTCGGGGGCGGGGGCGCCAACTCGCGTGCGGGCACGGACTGTGACGGGGACGGGTGGCTCGTCGCGGCCAAGCCCGAGGACTATTGGGTCATTCAGGAGGTCGGGAGCGGGAACGCGCCGATCGCGATCACGCAGAAGATCACCATTAACGAGGTCGAGTACACGGTCGCGTTCGACCCGTCCACTCCTTCGTTGTCGCTCACACCGGACTTGCCCTCGGCGGTCGCGAAGGTCGGGCGCAAGGACTGTTCGGTGTGCCCGTGCGTCACGTTCGCGTTCAAGCGCAAGGACTTCTACCCGGACTTCGTGGAAGACCCGGACGACGTGTGTTCGCGGGTGCTGTACGTGAAGGTGTGCGCGAGCTGCCCGGCCGGGTGGTACTGCACGCGCCCGAAGAACTCGGACCCGGGGACGCCGTACACCCCGTTGGAACTGGAAGCGGGGGAAGCGTGTTCGGGCGACCTGGACGTGCAATCGGGCGGCCCGTGGGAGAGCGAGGAAGAGGCCGAGGAGCACTGTAGCGCGTGCCCCCCGAACATGGGGCTCCCGTGCTGCACGAGCTGGGCGCTCCCGTGGGACATGAAGGCCGGGGACGTGGCCTGGCACGTGTACGATCGGATCGCGAGCAGCTCCCCGCCGAGCGTGACGAACTGCCTGACCATCATCGGAACGGGGACGGTCAATGTCTGGTACGGCCCGTCCAAGGGCTGCACGGGGATGACGCAGTTCGTGTTCAACAGCCCGCGCACGTGTATCTCGATCCCGCATTTTGACTTCCTGGTGAACCGGATCATCTACATCGAGTTCACGGCGACGGTGGACGGCCCGCTCACGGGTGAGGGGACGTGGTCCACCGGGATTTGCAACTGCTTTAACGAAGAACAAGTGTGCGCGGACGACCTGCCATGACCAAGTTCGAGGAGATCCGGGCGCGCACCGCGGACCGCAAGGCCCGGGGCGCGAACCAGCGGTACCCGGAGCACGCGGGGCGGGTCCGGGCCGGTGCGGTCCGGGTCACGTTGCCCGTGCTCCGGTCCGAGTGCCCGATGCAAGGCGACCTGGTGGCCGAGTGCAGCACGTGCGCCGGCCCCAACGAAGCGCGGCGCACGTACTTCTGCGACCACGAGAGCAATGCCGACGGGCGCTGCACGCGCGGGAACCCGCTGTCCGGGCTGTGGACGTGCGCCACGTGCGACTACCACCCGGACGCACCCCGGGCAAAAGAGGCCGCAATTATTCCAACGAATATTCCTCGCGCGGGCGATCCCGGGTGCGGAATCGTGGTCGGGGTGTACAAGTGGGCCGCGCTCGCCGAGGTGCAGATCCGGGCCGTGCGCGAGTCGTGCGGCCCGGTCCCGGTGCTGATCTCCAACGACGATCCGCGGATTCACGCGGACCTCGAGCGCATCTGTGCCCGGTACCCGAGTGTGGAGCTGAGCACGAACCCGGAGCGCATCGGGCACGGCGGGGGCGACATTGCCGCGTTCCACAAGGGCGCCAAATGGGGGCGGGAGCGCGGGCTCGAGTACGTGTGCAAGCTGTCCCAGCGGTTCATCCCGACCGCCCCGTTCTGGCTCCAAGACGCGGCCAAGGCGCTCGCCCTGGCGGACCTGGCGACGGCGGCCCGGAAGTGCGATCACCCGCGCTGGCCGATCCGGACGGAAATCGTGCTCATGCGCGTGAAGGAGTGGACCGCACCGGCCGCGCTGGAGTTCTACCGGCCGCGCCCGTTCTACTTCGAGCGGGCCGCCGGGTACGACGCGGAGACGCTCGTTGCGGAGCTGATTCGCGAGCACCTCGGCGGGGCGTACTGGCCGTGGGAGCTGGTGCCCGTGGCGCGCGAGCAGTCCGGCGCGTTCCTGTGGCACCACTCGAGCACGCCGGACCAGTACCGCCAGTTCGCCCAGCGCTTCGGGGTGACGCTCCCGGACGATTTCACGTGCGCGGGATGGGAAGCGGATTTTGCAGCGGGGTTGTACAAGCATGGCTGAGATTCGGCTCTCACTGGTGATCGCGACCGTGGCGCGCCCGACGCTCGCGCGGACACTCCGTTCGCTCCGGGGCCAGACGTGGGAGCCGGGCGACGAGGTGCTCGTGGTCGGGGACGGCCCGCACCCGGTCGCGGCCGAGTTGCTCGCGCAAATGGGGTTGCCCGGGAAGTACCTGGAGAACCCGGGTGAGCGGGGCATGTGGGGGCACCACGCGCGGAACTGGGTGCTCGACACTCGCCGGGCATCCGGTACCCACGTGATGGCGCTGGACGACGACGACGAGTACACCCCGGGCGCGATCGCGCGCGTGCGGGCGCGGCTCCGGATGAACCCGGACCGGCCCCACATCTTCCGCATGAGCGGGCACCCGACGGCCCCGCTCATCTGGAAGCCCGAGCAACCGGTGCTGACGAGCGGGAACCTCGGCACCCCGTGCCTGGTCTTCCCGAACGATCCCGAGCGGCTCGGGCGGTACGGGATGCGGTACACCGGGGACTGTGACTTCGCGGCGACCACGTGCGCGCAGTACGCGGACGGCCCGGTGTGGTGCGAGGACGTGATTTGTCGGGTCCGCCCCACGCGGGCGCGGCGTAACAGGAGAGAACCCGTGATCGACAACCCGGTCCTATTGAAGTTCACGAACGAGACGATGCGCATCACCGCGGACCTGCTCGCGGGGCTCCTCACGCTCCCCACGGCGGCGCT
This region of Gemmata massiliana genomic DNA includes:
- a CDS encoding coiled-coil domain-containing protein, translated to MASTAGDVRAGGAWYELWGKDKLTPVLDKAKKAAESFGGVMAKIGKRAGKGAEEGLDGVRGSISEMAKGALVELAKGIVNAIGGLEHLQKEYERTALAITRASLMSEMNMARRGEMLEAEIDPAQKRLAIEKELAKLEQERLDAVSRRDSFQERKDRLGVFKLNATKQDRADAFAAQVSGLFGGASLEKSENDLNQHLDHANEDITKLFQRMQELSTQRGRLMRPDRDPERIREIAELTRELKKQADTFGQTAERVQIYEQMLKGATIWQLALIGVAQNRKKLNETLGGAAAELFSSTLTTAEDLKKEIEETTKALKEQADTWNMTAEQATLYKLKAKGATDAALEKARTEVGRIRLENFLGGAADAITNGIGTAEKLTLASPGSFSAGNAAQRFGADTIPLKQLKAADQTAKNTEATVRAVTELAKGLRFK
- a CDS encoding glycosyltransferase family 2 protein, giving the protein MAEIRLSLVIATVARPTLARTLRSLRGQTWEPGDEVLVVGDGPHPVAAELLAQMGLPGKYLENPGERGMWGHHARNWVLDTRRASGTHVMALDDDDEYTPGAIARVRARLRMNPDRPHIFRMSGHPTAPLIWKPEQPVLTSGNLGTPCLVFPNDPERLGRYGMRYTGDCDFAATTCAQYADGPVWCEDVICRVRPTRARRNRREPVIDNPVLLKFTNETMRITADLLAGLLTLPTAALDAVAGQGLAAALGTTDAALTRAEPWEASDYATVGAAQGITGSDTEARAQLTNHDVIALLRVLVVVKGMIAANDQLGPLVRKIAVNPRAHLVG